The window GGGCGCATATTGGGTTCTTCTGTgcgaaagaaaaggaaaaacataataTCTTATTGTGTAGAGTTACTAAATCGGTAACTGTATATGCAGTTCAGTATTTGCACAATTGCACTGACAGTTCAGAACTCGACAAGCATTTATATATTCTTTAAAGTTATCTAACATGTAGCAGCACTCCAATATTTGCAGTGATATTTTCTGAGAGCTCGAGCAAATATTTAAGCCGTGGATGGATCCGTTTGAGTCCATAATATCGTCATTTTTTCCTCCATTGATTGAATTTTGGCTCAACGCATTTTGATTTTGAACCAATTCCAAAGGGATCAACAAGCTTCTAGGAAATTGAAATAGACAGAAAGATGTCTACTTGCCAAGACATCATATACTGCAATAGACATTCCAATAGTGATTTTTTACTTCTTACATTCTTTCCTCTGCATATTCACGCACGAGATAAGTAATGATCAGCAAAGACTTTTTTCAGTTAATTAATTGAATTCTCAGACAAGATTCAGATATATATAGGTACATATAATCCAACATGCACAAGAACTCATGTCTTGCGAAGTTCTTTGATTTTTCATGCGGTAATATATTATTAACAGAGACATTGAAATGATGAATTGTCAACAAAACTATGACTCCTTCTATTCAAAGATGTGAATTGTTCTAAATACTTTTTGCTTCTGAATTATAAGTGGAATTACAAGAGATTTTGTTTGTTGTAGTAGCTTAACTTGTATTACTTTTAAATAACTAATAATCGTATAAAAAGTTTAGATTTTATTCAAGGATTTAGTATCATGTTTTTTTAGAAAGTActctaataaaaaatattaaggtTTTTCGAAACTTTTTTCTAGAACAAATTACAAACATATAGGGCCTTTCGGAAGATCAAACATAGGATGGCCAATTTTGAAAATGGATCATGACGAGCACTATCATCTTAAATTTTTATCGAATCCAGTTTATGTTATATACTTATAATGTGGTTGCATATGCTCATTATGTTTATGTGAAATTGATAAAATGAAGAATGTTAAATTTATTTGGAAAAATATATAAATCTATGGTTTAATCacaatataaaattaattttgtATGCATACACATAAGGATTTTGTCGATATCTCGACTAAATTTTTGTCTCAATTATTTCGTAAACTTATGATTTCTTCATGATCGCACGAAGCGCGAAGTAATTTCACTAGTatgaaaataaagttgaaaagtgCTTTTACTCtttcaagataatttaaatatatcaaaacatgaaatataaaataaattcacCCCAAAAAATCACTATATACTAAAAATTTACTCTaaagataagaagaaatatttatccACGAGGAGAGTTCCCAAGGATTGCAATTAGAATAGCATAAACATTAGAGTAAAGTAAGAAGGATTATTTAGGTATTTCAAAAGTTTTTGCCAAAGGTAAATTCGCGAAGAGGTAAAAACAATTTTTTGCTTCCGAGGATAAGCTGCTTTTTTCAGCTTCTAAAAAACAATTTGCTTCTCCTAAAAAGcacttttttctctctcttaaaagcttgaccaaataCCTCCAACTTTTTAAAATAGCCTTTTTTAAAGGAAAAAACACTATAGCCTcccaaaaacttggccaaacaagccATAACAGTATAACTACACTTTACCCCCTTGCTCAACATTTTTAATTCAAGCTCGTGTCCTTCATCCAACATAATCTTATCTATTCCAATAAATAGATGCAGTAAACCAAGAGTCCTACTTGAAATTTCCTAGTTTAACATTCTTCTAAATTTTGCTTACAATGCCATGGGTAGCCCAAtacatatttaaaatattttggaagGCTCTCTAGTGCTATGCTTCTAACATATTAAATTGGAGAACTTTCCAAGGTCCAAAATTTAGCTTCCGCTACAGCTTCAGCCAAGAAATGCAAGCTACCCACCCATGCCTTTGCATAATAGACATGATTGAGCTTTTAACTTTATCTAACAAACTAACAACGATACAGCGGAGGTCCTACTCCTTAAAATCATCCTTGTCATCAACAGGAATTGGCTGGTTCCTCCAGTACACAGCTAGAGCACTTCCACCAAGCTGTGAAACATGGTAATGATGAGAGAACATCCAAAAGAATTACAATAGGAGTACATTAGACAAGAAATGTAGGGTATAAATATGTATAAGGAAAATATATGGGCACAGGGTCCTACCGCCATGCAGACCACGCTAACAGCAGAAGGTACAGCAACAAGAGGGTTCGTGAAATGCTTCTGGGCAAGCAAAAATCCGAGTGCAGAACTCTGAGCAcataaataagaaaagagttacaTATTTCTCACTCTAGTTTGATTTCTCTAGGGTTCACCAAAATGACTTCCGTTAATTGtaatcatactatacttctgcacattttttgtacagatccaggtgttggaGGTAGCGGACCCAGGCAATGAGAGCTTCATTGATcgtgaggattcaaggtagaactgctttgatcgtcgcagtcccttggagtcctttccttacATTTATACTGCCAATTCTCTATACGAACAGTATTATATTTTGAGATAtttttatgtattcagttagagctcatgactctgtactacctagtTCTGGGAATATGTTGTGATTATCGTCGTGTTGGCTTGTATCACTTTTATTTTCGCATATATACTAAATCTTGTTTCGTTATACCATGTCTTTATAGATTTAACTGTTGTAAGAGATCGGCTTActttagaaactaggtgccatcatgacctctaaggtgaaatttgggtcgtgacaaagtccCTCCCCCACCTAGGGAAGGAAAGCGAGTTCGTAAGAAGTAGCAGCAGCAGAATCTTATATAGCTAACTACCACAGATTAATGATGCTTCAATGGGACAAAAAACAAGACATTTTTCCACCTCTGGAAATAGTGAAATACTAAATATTAGCATTTTGCATGACTTGTCATTTTCACTATCGGACACCCATCAGATATGCTTCTTAATATGCTGATGTATGGAGCTCAACCAGAGGAATTGAAGATAGTACGGAAAGTATATCTGGACTTAtatgaagcaaaagaaaaggaaagacaaGACAGGTATAAGGTATTAGAGTCGCTACAGAGATTAGTTCATCGCTATGCTGAGAAGTACAGAAGATAACTACCTGCATTCCACATTCTATGGAAATGGTTCTGGAAGTTGATTCAccaaatgaaaattttgaaagccAGTAGCCCAGAAAAAATGCTGCAGCGTGCAAGGCTGCCACTGGGAGGAGTAACTGTGCACCCTGAGTTTTCAGCACATCTGCCACTTGCCCGATCTTcagaaaaaaaatatagaaactgGGTTAGCATAGTATCTGCGAGAGAAAAGGAACATTACTATGCCTTCAACTAAAACTAGCCAGTAAATTATGCAAGCTTACCGGGCTTGCACAAAGAAGAGTGGTTAAAATAACTCCAATTAAAGGTGTAATGGTGATGATTTTTGAGGTAAATTTAGGAAAGAACTCATTTGATAGAACTGCAAAACAAAGTAAACTTGAATTAATATAGGCATATCTTATTTGAAACTCTAGGAAAGCAAGCTCAGCATAAATACATATTTCCATTGTGTTAGACTGTTAAAAAAGATGGAAAGTATTAAAATATCCAGTTACCTCCAATAATTGTTGGCACTAGCACAACCTGAAAGGTGCTTATAGCAAGACCCTGTAAAGTGAATGGAAGATGATTGATTGGAAGAAAGTCTTTATCTGAGCAAACCCCAAAAACTTAGAATGTAATTGCCTAAGTTTAAGAGAGCTATCAGCTTATCTAACTTTAAACAGCCATACTTTGACGCTGTTAGGCTCCAAATTAGCCTGGTGACGAGTCCAGAAAATGTTTTGGTGCTTGTGCAAGGCATATTTCAGAAATTCTCCATTGTATTCATGCATTTAGGGGATAAACTTTGATAAATGTCACTGATTTGCATACATCAACAAATATTGAACACATCAGCACAGGTCAACTTACAGCAGCATCAACTGGGACAAGCTGACCAGCAAGAAGCTTAGTAAGCAGCGGTGTCATCACAATAGCTCCAATAGTTGAACACCTGCAATGATGCCATAGAAACACTTACTCCACCAACTTCTCTAAGAAAGTTTCTGGTCATTAGCTTATTAGTTGTCCACAATTTTTTTATATGCCAATGACAAATTTCTTGTGTAGGTGAACCTAATTTTGCACTGAGCAATAGCATAGGTCTGTTTTCTCCTTAACAGCCATCACTTTCTACAGGCTTAAAAAACTATGGCATCATTACCAAGGAAGCTAAAGTAAGCAATTGAAAGTTCACATGCAGTCATTCATTTTCCCGTAATGAATTTTCATCTGCCAGAAATCATCCTAAACCAAACAAAGGAGACCACTGTCAGCATAGTAACAAGTTCTCGTTTTTATCCATTGCACTCTCTATTAATAGTACCAAGACAACCATTGTAGTAAGGCAGTAGTTTTCTGGAAATGCAACCCTtagtttaattttttgatttattgattACAAAAAAAAACTCTAAAGGGCTACATCTCCATGGGTGGAACTACCACCTTGCTGCAATCATTGTCCTGCTAATCATGCATTGCAGATCTCTATCCTCTACAGCAACGAAAAATGTTCAGAAAAAAACACTAAGTTCATTGATCGGCTAACAATCAGCTCAGGCATTTGCCAGATACCACAAACACGCCCTCACCCTCATGAGCATTTATGGCCACAATGTGCACAACAGAGATATGTTGCTCGAACTCTGGTGCGGGTGTCCGAACGAGGATCTAAAGGTCGGATCCTTCattatctaaattttaagattcgggggTACGAATCCACGTATGAATACGGGTGCAGGGATTCGGCTAAAGTATCTTAAAATAGAATTATAAAATATGTCTAAGTTATGAGACATTATGTGGAAGACTAACAAGTTATTTCGAGGAGGAGAAATATTGATCAAGAGGAGAATCCGAGAAGGAGATAAAAGAAAAGGACTGACATATAAATTTCTATATAGAAAGTAattccattttcttcaatttcaccctaccttttgttttgatttcaaaaatcttaATATCTGTCccaaatttctccatccatctTGATAAAATCATCCAAAATCGATTGACTTAGATCCAGTGCGAATCCAACACTCACACTTACACCCACACCCACGTTGTGTCGATATGGGTGCGACAACGAAAGTAAAGAATCCGAGCAACTTAGCAACAGAGCACCTCAACATGTATCTCCAATGTCACAAGACATGCAACTATTCAGGAGCGCACAATGAATAACTACTTTATGAAATAATCGAAGAACTTTACAGGAACATAGGAATTTTGAGTCATTTCTCAATTAATTATAATGGTTGTAAGCTAGATAATCTTTGTCTTAAGTTTAAAGAAATTTTAACCTGGTTTAATGGCCTCCTATCAATAGGGAGGAGAAACCACTCAAAAGCAACAATTTGATATAATGTAGATTGCATTGGCAAACAAAATTTCAGATCAACTTAGTTTTAACATGTCCCTTGTCTtttttaaaaaccaaattaagTCAATATTAGGTTTAAATGGGCTCAACACTTGGATACAAAGCAAAAAGGTGGATCATCATTATATAAATATTTCATTttaaatgaatttaaaaaatagtcAAAGTGTAGGTGCAAAAGGGAACCTTTGGAGCAACGGCAAAGTTATcttcgtgtgacctataggtcacagaTTTAAGctgtggaagcagccactaatacTTGCAATAAGGTAAGTTATCTACATCATaccccttggggtgcggcccttccccgaaccctgtgTGAACGGGGGGATGCTTTGTGTACCGGGCTGCCTTTTTTTAGTCAAAGTATAGGTGCACTGCTTTCTTAAAGACCTCAGGAACTGTATTGACTATCCCAACTTGAAATATCTTAAAGCAAAGTAGTTGCCCACTACAACTTTTTCTTAGGCAAGTTCATTTGCAATACAGGATAAATTTCCAATTTGGTGAGGGTTTAGCATCTAACTTGGTAACCTGGGTTTAGCATCTAACTTAGTAGCCATGAATTTTACTAAGCACAGAAAATTGCACTCCTGAACTTGCCTAACTTCGACTTCTATGGTGGCTTCTTCTGCATTATAAATTAGTCATACTTTAGTTTCTATATTGAGCATTGAGTGCCGCTAACATCTATAACAAGAATAGCTTGCATAATCATAGCAAAGCTTATTGACAATAAAAACTTCCCAGGGAGTACATTAAATCTACATTCACAATCTCTGCTTACGTAGTCATAAGAACAGAAAGTGCTACATTCCCCTTTGAGATATATGTTGCCACATTTGACGCCTGACCTCCAGGACAGCATGACACCAAGATAAGACCAGTTGCAAGTGGGGCAGACAACTTTAGAGCCTACAAATCATACCAATTGGAGGAAGAAAACAATTAGTATTAGCTGACAAAAGTAATCTTAGAAAGCAGCACCAAGAGTAAGTCTTGCTAAGGAACAAAAAACACAACCAGAGAGAATAACAGCATCAACATGCTCAACTAGTAAGGTTAAACTTAAATACAGATATCAAAAAATGGTTCTAGAGGTTAAATAATTTCTCTCCGGCAACAGAAGCAGTATCAAATTATAGATAGTAGAACGTAGTGTGATCCTAATAAAACTAGCTTTaacagaaaattcaaaaaaagggaTAAAGCAAACAGGGCAGCCCGGCGCACAAAGCATCCCGCGTTTACGCAGAGCTCGGGGAAGGACCTAGGCAGCCTAACCTAATGCAAGCATCAGGTCGGATTCCACGGCtcaaacccgtgacctataggtcacacaatAAGACAACTTTACCATttcgccaaggctccccttcaaataGGGATAAAGCAAACAATCCTGGTGCACAAGGCATCTGTGTTCACGAAGGTCCAGGAAATGGCCGCATCTCAAGGTGTATGATGTAGACAGCCTAcactaatacaagcattagtgaCTGCTTCCACAGCTCAAACTTGTGACCTATAAGTGtagattttgagaagaagaaaaggcttCTTGTATTTCTGTGTATATTTACATCCCATGAGCAAGGGAATTTATACAAAGCTCCtaattctaattaaggaaataaaataaatctatacAATCAATCCAGCTAttaaatcaaatcaaataaaatcagaATAAAATCAGATCtcctaaatataatcaaatctcctGAAATCATGATAATCGACACTCCTAAATCAAATCTCCTCGAATCATGCTAATctacactccccctcaagttggtGCAAAGATGTCGCACATGCCCAACTTGCAACTCAAAGTATGGAAAGTTCACTTGTTGAGACCTTTGGTAAACACATCAGCTAGTTGTTTTTTCGATGGCACATGAAACAAACTCAAGACACCAGTTGTAACTTTTTCTTTGATGAAGTGTCGATCAATTTCCACATGCTTTGTTCGGTCATGCTGGACTGGATTATAAGCTATATTGATGGCAGCTTTATTGTCACAATACAAGGAGAGTTTTCCTTTTCATACAGTCTCAATTCCTGTAGTAGCTTTTGTAGCCAAAGCAGTTCGCAAACACCCTGGGCCATAGCTCTATATTCTGCCTCCGCACTTGATCTAGCAACTACACTTTTCTTCTTGCTTCTCCAAGTAACCAAGTTTCTCCCTACGAGCGTACAGTACTCGGATGCTTATCTTTTGTCTTCTAGAGATCCAGCCCAATCCGCGCCTGTAAAGGCTTCTATTTGGAGGTGATCATGTTTGGAGAAAAGTAGACCTTTCCTTGGAGCAGATTTCAAATACCGCAAAATGTGAAAGACAACTTACATATGAGGATCTCGGGGATCATGCATGAACTGACTCACCAGGCTAACTGAATAGGCTACGTCTGGTCTAGTGTGGGAGAGATAAATGAGTCTTCCAACCAGCCTCTGATATCTCTCCTTATCAACTGATTCTCCAACTCCGCTTTGTAACTTGTGATTGCTTTCAATGGGCGATTCTGCGGGTCTGCAACCTGTCATACCGGTTTCTTTCAAAAGATCCAGAATATACTTCCTTTGAGAAATAAAGATTCCTCTTTTAGATCTAGCAACCTCAATTCCCAAGAAGTACTACAATATTCCTAGATTTTTTATCTCAAATCCATGTGCCAACAACTTCTTCAATCGAGACATCTCCTCTTTGTCATCTCCTGACATTACTACGTCATCAACATAAACTAAGAGAATAGTGAGTTTACCCGTTTGATGTCTTATGAAAAGGGTGTGATCAACATTGCTTTGTTGGTAACCGAAGGAGATCATTGCTTTGCTGAATCTGTCAAATCAAGCTCTGGGGGATTGCTTCAGTCCGTATAAGGCTTTCTTCAATCTGCATACCTTTCCTTGACTCTGTGCAGTATCAATCCAGGAGGAATCTCCATATACACCTCTTTTTCTAAGTCTCCGTGAAGAAATACATTCTTCACATCAAACCGTTGCAAGTCTCAATCAAGATTAGCTGCACAAGATAAAAGAATTCTAATAGTGTTCATCTTAGCAACAAGGGCAAATGTCTCTTGATAATCCACTCCATAAGTCTGAGTGAATTCCttagccaccaatcttgctttgaatCTTTCAATTGAGACATCAGCTTTGTGCTTTACAGTAAAGGCCCATTTGCAGCCAACTAACTTCTTGTTTGGTGGTGAAGTGACAAGTTCCCATGTCTCATTTTTTGACAAGGCCTTCATTTCTTCAATCATAGCTTGCTTCCATTTAGGATCTGCAAAAGCTTCCCTCTAATTCTGGGGAATAGACACAAGAAGAAATAGACAAGGCAAAGGCTCTATGGGGGGAGACAAAGAATTATAAAAGACAAAATTAAATAAAGGGTGTTTGGTGGTGCAAGATCTGACTCCTTTTCTGAGAGCAATAGGTTCATCTAACTCATTAGGAAATGTAGATAACTCACCAGTAGAAGAAGGTTCAGCTTCGGTAGATTGCATGATGGCTTCTTCTGCTCTATTAATCCTTGAGTAAGTCTTCAAATCAGGCTTATCCAAACGCCTAATAGTCTCTCCCTGAATTCTTTCTCCAATTTCACTTTCCCCTGTGACAATGTCATCAAGAGGTCCAGTAATGGAACTAGGTAGAATCACCTCTTCCTCCTTACTGCTCTCCCCCTGAAGAGGTGATGAGGTAATACTAAAATAGGGCTCAGATTCTCGAAAGGTAACATTCATGCTAACAAAAGATCTCCTAGAGGGAGGATGATAACATTTGTAACCTTTCTGTGTGGGAGAATACCCAATAAAAACACACTTTATAGCTCTAGGATCAAGTTTCCCAGAATTTCTATTGTGGACAAAGCAAACACACCCAAACACCTTTGGAGGAACAGTATATTCATTCTTACCCTTTAAAGTTTCCAGAGACTATAAAAATTGAGGGGTTTAAGTGGCATTCTGTTGATAAGATAGGCAGCCGCTAGAATAACATCCCCAGT is drawn from Nicotiana tabacum cultivar K326 chromosome 22, ASM71507v2, whole genome shotgun sequence and contains these coding sequences:
- the LOC107791127 gene encoding sodium/pyruvate cotransporter BASS2, chloroplastic, producing MASLSRFIVKDCKLHALHRPSYAPRTPTHFSIRSGHETGRCNLFIQNKHQISDVAFPVQSSFIGITSLRNSKISCKAATNVSGDLPSSSSSGMSQYEKIIETLTTLFPLWVILGTILGIYKPATVTWLETDLFTLGLGFLMLSMGLTLTFEDFRRCLRNPWTVGVGFLAQYFIKPLLGFAIAMALKLSAPLATGLILVSCCPGGQASNVATYISKGNVALSVLMTTCSTIGAIVMTPLLTKLLAGQLVPVDAAGLAISTFQVVLVPTIIGVLSNEFFPKFTSKIITITPLIGVILTTLLCASPIGQVADVLKTQGAQLLLPVAALHAAAFFLGYWLSKFSFGESTSRTISIECGMQSSALGFLLAQKHFTNPLVAVPSAVSVVCMALGGSALAVYWRNQPIPVDDKDDFKE